A region from the Vicinamibacterales bacterium genome encodes:
- a CDS encoding metallophosphoesterase gives MRLWATSDLHVGYEENRRAVEAVPAFPDDWLIVAGDTGETPAHLDFVLRTLGPKFAQVIWTPGNHDLWTPNTLPVEQRGVAHYQRLVALCRKHGVLTPEDPYARWPGDGPLRAIVPTFLLFDYSFRPDHITREDAVAWAAASGVRSADEDLLAPDPYPTCDEWCAARVAATESRLDALPPDARLIVANHYPLRRDLAVLPRIPRFSIWCGTMRTNDWHRRYNFEAVVSGHLHMRSSREIDGVKFEEVSLGYPKQWNQSRGLEHYLRRIL, from the coding sequence GTGAGACTCTGGGCCACCAGTGACCTGCACGTCGGTTACGAAGAGAACCGCCGCGCCGTGGAAGCCGTGCCGGCGTTTCCGGACGACTGGCTGATCGTCGCCGGCGACACCGGCGAGACGCCGGCGCACCTGGATTTCGTGTTGCGAACGCTGGGGCCGAAGTTCGCCCAGGTGATCTGGACGCCGGGCAATCACGACCTGTGGACGCCGAACACGCTACCGGTGGAACAGCGCGGGGTCGCGCACTACCAACGGCTGGTCGCGCTGTGCCGGAAGCACGGCGTGCTCACTCCTGAAGATCCGTACGCACGGTGGCCGGGCGATGGTCCGCTGCGCGCGATTGTCCCGACCTTCCTGCTGTTCGACTACTCGTTCCGGCCCGACCACATCACGCGCGAGGACGCCGTTGCCTGGGCCGCGGCGTCAGGCGTGCGCTCGGCCGACGAGGACCTGCTGGCGCCCGATCCCTATCCCACCTGCGACGAGTGGTGCGCGGCCCGCGTGGCCGCCACCGAGTCGCGCCTGGACGCGCTGCCGCCGGATGCGCGGTTGATTGTCGCCAACCACTACCCGCTGCGACGCGACCTCGCGGTGCTGCCGCGGATTCCCCGCTTCTCGATCTGGTGCGGCACGATGCGCACCAACGATTGGCATCGCCGCTACAACTTCGAGGCCGTCGTCTCGGGACACCTGCACATGCGGTCGTCGCGTGAGATTGACGGCGTCAAATTCGAGGAGGTCTCGCTCGGTTATCCCAAGCAATGGAACCAGTCACGAGGCCTGGAGCACTACCTTCGCCGCATCCTTTAA
- a CDS encoding 4'-phosphopantetheinyl transferase superfamily protein translates to MIELLPLRSVHIDLVLTDNAEALARLDQYLPLLNPDEHVRMARFVFERDRHRFLLTRALVRTMLSRYASAVPPAAWQFTANIHGRPEILNRPAGVPDLRFNISHTDGLIACAVTIGREVGVDVEHAGRRLTHDVAARFFAPAEVAALQALPEDEQARVFFDYWTLKEAYIKARGFGLALPLGDFAFHLSPDRAPAITFEPSLQDDPATWQFEQGWPTPQHRLGLAIRRTGADLPIRIRAVVPQPAP, encoded by the coding sequence GTGATCGAGCTGCTGCCGCTGCGGTCCGTTCACATCGACCTGGTGCTGACCGACAACGCCGAGGCGCTGGCCCGGCTCGACCAGTACCTGCCCCTGCTCAACCCTGACGAACACGTGCGCATGGCGCGCTTCGTATTCGAGCGCGACCGGCATCGCTTCCTCCTCACCCGCGCGCTGGTGCGGACCATGCTGTCCCGATACGCTTCGGCGGTGCCACCCGCCGCCTGGCAGTTCACCGCCAACATCCACGGCCGGCCGGAGATTCTCAACCGGCCGGCGGGCGTGCCCGACCTTCGGTTCAACATCTCCCACACTGACGGCCTGATTGCGTGCGCGGTCACGATTGGGCGCGAGGTGGGCGTGGATGTCGAGCACGCCGGCCGCCGCCTGACGCACGACGTGGCGGCGCGGTTCTTCGCCCCCGCTGAGGTGGCCGCCCTGCAGGCGTTGCCGGAAGACGAGCAGGCGCGCGTGTTCTTCGATTACTGGACGCTGAAGGAGGCCTACATCAAGGCCCGCGGCTTCGGCCTGGCGCTCCCGCTCGGCGACTTCGCCTTCCATCTCTCGCCGGACCGGGCGCCGGCGATCACCTTCGAGCCGTCGCTGCAAGACGACCCGGCCACGTGGCAGTTCGAGCAGGGCTGGCCCACGCCCCAGCACCGCCTTGGCCTGGCGATCCGCCGCACCGGCGCCGACCTCCCGATCCGCATCCGCGCGGTCGTGCCGCAACCCGCGCCGTGA
- a CDS encoding NAD(P)H-dependent oxidoreductase subunit E, producing MDLHIVGADASEAERAAVDRLLGPPATGWGGGARNIERDGRMAIGGRQVSGERDLLLPVFHAVQDAVGWISHGALNYICTRLSVPPAEAWGVVTFYHLLATEPRPAAVAHVCDDIACRLNGADQMCRDLEAQMGAAVHRSPCLGQCDRGSAALITRAGLAPQRFVISPAPTAKAVIDALANDRHEGVAPPAARGSKILRRVNQAAPGRLADYQKHGGYTALTKAIAIGAAAVIAEVTAAKLLGRGGAAFPTGRKWDAVAREAARPHFVVCNADESEPGTFKDRVLMEQDPFAVIEAMTICGLATGAERGFIYIRGEYPEAEAAIGAAMAQARVAGLLGPDVAGAGAAFDIEIRRGGGAYICGEETALFNSIEGQRGEPRSKPPFPAQVGLFGKPTVVNNVETLVNVLDILVEGGASWARTGTPGSTGTRLFCLSGHVARPGLYEIECGQTLRHAIDLAGGIPEGRALQAVLLGGAAGTFVGPDTLDMPLSFEGARAANATLGSGVIMVFDETADLRDTLARIAQFFRDESCGQCVPCRVGTVRQAELLDSRSASSVLSAALVDSSAPSVLLSELGQAMRDASICGLGQTAASAIESAFANVPSLQGRVKP from the coding sequence ATGGACCTTCACATCGTCGGGGCCGACGCGAGCGAAGCCGAACGGGCCGCAGTCGATCGGCTTCTCGGGCCGCCCGCCACTGGATGGGGGGGCGGCGCGCGGAACATCGAGCGCGACGGCCGCATGGCCATTGGCGGCCGGCAGGTGTCGGGCGAGCGCGACCTGCTGCTGCCGGTGTTCCATGCCGTGCAGGACGCCGTCGGCTGGATCAGCCACGGCGCGCTCAACTACATCTGCACACGCCTGTCGGTGCCCCCGGCGGAGGCCTGGGGCGTCGTCACGTTCTATCACCTGCTGGCAACTGAACCGCGCCCGGCCGCGGTGGCGCATGTGTGCGACGACATCGCCTGCCGGTTGAATGGCGCGGATCAAATGTGCCGCGATCTGGAAGCGCAAATGGGAGCGGCCGTCCACCGGTCGCCCTGTCTCGGGCAGTGCGACCGCGGGTCTGCCGCTCTCATCACTCGCGCCGGTCTTGCGCCGCAACGCTTCGTCATCAGCCCTGCCCCCACCGCCAAAGCCGTGATCGATGCGCTGGCCAACGACCGGCATGAAGGTGTTGCGCCACCTGCCGCACGTGGATCGAAGATCCTCAGGCGCGTCAACCAGGCCGCGCCCGGCCGCCTGGCCGACTATCAAAAACACGGCGGCTACACCGCGCTGACCAAGGCGATCGCGATCGGTGCGGCGGCGGTGATCGCGGAAGTGACCGCGGCGAAGCTGCTCGGACGCGGCGGCGCCGCGTTCCCGACCGGCCGCAAGTGGGACGCCGTGGCGCGCGAAGCCGCGCGGCCGCACTTCGTGGTCTGCAATGCCGACGAATCCGAGCCCGGCACGTTCAAGGATCGCGTGCTGATGGAGCAGGATCCGTTTGCCGTGATCGAGGCCATGACCATTTGCGGCCTGGCCACCGGCGCCGAGCGCGGGTTCATCTACATTCGCGGTGAGTATCCTGAGGCCGAGGCGGCGATCGGCGCGGCGATGGCGCAGGCGCGGGTCGCGGGGTTGCTCGGCCCGGACGTCGCCGGGGCGGGAGCGGCGTTCGACATCGAGATCCGGCGCGGCGGCGGCGCCTACATTTGTGGTGAAGAGACGGCGCTGTTCAACTCGATTGAGGGCCAACGCGGCGAGCCGCGCTCGAAGCCGCCGTTTCCCGCCCAGGTCGGTCTCTTCGGCAAGCCCACCGTGGTCAACAACGTCGAGACGCTCGTCAACGTGCTGGACATCCTGGTCGAGGGCGGGGCGTCGTGGGCGCGGACCGGGACGCCCGGTTCCACCGGTACGCGGCTGTTTTGCCTGTCTGGCCACGTGGCCCGGCCCGGCCTGTATGAAATTGAATGCGGCCAGACACTGCGGCACGCCATCGATCTCGCCGGCGGCATTCCCGAGGGCCGGGCGCTGCAGGCCGTCCTGCTCGGTGGCGCCGCTGGCACGTTCGTGGGGCCCGACACGCTCGACATGCCGCTGTCGTTCGAAGGCGCGCGCGCGGCCAACGCCACGCTCGGCTCCGGCGTGATCATGGTGTTCGACGAGACCGCCGATCTGAGGGACACCCTGGCGCGAATCGCGCAGTTCTTCCGCGACGAGTCATGCGGACAGTGCGTGCCCTGCCGCGTTGGCACGGTGCGACAAGCCGAACTGTTAGACAGTAGATCTGCGTCATCTGTGTTATCTGCGGCCCTGGTGGATTCGTCGGCGCCATCTGTCTTGCTATCTGAGTTGGGACAGGCCATGCGAGACGCCTCCATCTGCGGCCTTGGGCAAACGGCGGCGTCGGCCATCGAATCGGCGTTCGCCAACGTGCCTTCCCTCCAAGGACGGGTGAAACCATGA
- a CDS encoding methionine aminotransferase, producing the protein MTSAVPVTSKLPDIGLSIFAVMTRLANEHKAINLSQGFPDFDCDPALVDAVARAMREGHNQYAPMPGVLALRETVAAKVEQIYGPRYDPATEVLITSGATAGLYATLTALVHPGDEVVLFEPCYDSYVPVIRLSGGVPVFVSLRYPDYAVNWDEVRRAITPRTRAILVNTPHNPTGAMWSADDLRQLQSIVDGTGIILIGDEVYEHIIFDGRRHESLLRYEGLRSRSLVISSFGKTFHTTGWKVGYCVGPQALIAEVTRVHQFVTFTVHTPSQIAFAEFVRRDPGAKDLSGFYQRKRDLFLQLTAGSRFRPLPCSGTYFQLLDYSAISNETDKEIAHRLIVEHGVASIPVSAFLYKDTGGPVLRFCFAKRDETLRAAAERLLKV; encoded by the coding sequence ATGACATCGGCCGTTCCCGTCACCTCCAAGCTTCCAGATATTGGGCTCAGCATCTTCGCGGTGATGACCCGCCTGGCCAACGAGCACAAGGCCATCAACCTGTCGCAGGGCTTTCCCGACTTCGACTGCGACCCGGCCCTGGTGGACGCGGTGGCCAGGGCCATGCGCGAGGGCCACAACCAGTACGCGCCGATGCCCGGCGTGCTGGCGCTTCGCGAGACCGTCGCGGCCAAGGTCGAGCAGATCTATGGCCCGCGCTACGACCCGGCGACGGAAGTGCTGATTACGTCCGGCGCCACCGCCGGGTTGTACGCGACGCTGACCGCCCTGGTGCACCCGGGCGACGAGGTGGTGCTGTTCGAGCCGTGCTACGACTCGTACGTGCCGGTCATCCGGTTGAGCGGCGGTGTCCCGGTGTTCGTCAGCCTGCGCTATCCGGATTACGCCGTGAACTGGGACGAGGTCCGCCGCGCGATCACGCCGCGCACCCGCGCGATCCTCGTCAACACGCCGCACAACCCGACCGGGGCGATGTGGTCGGCGGATGACCTGCGGCAGTTGCAGTCGATCGTGGACGGCACCGGCATCATCCTGATTGGCGATGAAGTCTACGAGCACATCATCTTCGACGGCCGCCGGCACGAGAGCTTGCTGCGCTACGAAGGCCTGCGCTCGCGTTCGCTGGTGATCAGCTCATTCGGCAAGACGTTCCACACCACCGGGTGGAAAGTGGGCTACTGCGTTGGGCCGCAGGCGCTGATTGCGGAGGTGACGCGCGTGCACCAGTTCGTGACCTTCACCGTGCACACGCCGTCGCAGATCGCGTTCGCGGAGTTCGTGCGGCGTGATCCCGGCGCCAAAGACCTGTCGGGGTTCTACCAGCGGAAGCGCGACCTGTTCCTGCAACTGACGGCCGGCTCGCGCTTCCGGCCGCTGCCGTGCAGCGGCACCTACTTCCAGTTGCTGGACTACTCGGCGATCTCCAACGAGACCGACAAGGAGATTGCGCACCGGCTGATCGTCGAGCACGGCGTCGCGTCCATTCCCGTGTCGGCGTTCCTCTACAAGGACACCGGCGGCCCGGTGTTGCGGTTCTGCTTCGCGAAGCGTGACGAGACGCTGCGTGCCGCCGCCGAGCGTCTGCTCAAGGTGTGA
- a CDS encoding sulfurtransferase, whose protein sequence is MAFLLALLLGAQSAGGYARPDLLVDTGWLAQHLTDPNVRIVDIRGRGYAAGHIPDAVFVDSNWIRNPKAPPTFLPTPQEFEALMSRLGISNTTRVIAYDERGGIFAARLWWILNYYGHSNVALLDGGWVKWTAEQRATTAAVPAPAAATFKVKPGTVKVATADEVKAAINQPGVKLLDARTQGEIDGKDLRNIKRGGYIESSVPVYWEDTLDPVTKAFKPAAEITKLYRDKGVVPSDDVTVYCQVGMRASHDIFTLALIGHDLTRLRNYYGAWEEWGNRDDTPIKTKVP, encoded by the coding sequence ATGGCCTTCCTGCTTGCCCTGCTCCTCGGCGCGCAATCCGCCGGCGGCTACGCCCGCCCCGACCTTCTCGTGGATACCGGCTGGCTCGCACAGCATCTGACCGATCCCAACGTCCGGATCGTGGACATCCGCGGCCGCGGCTACGCCGCCGGGCACATCCCGGACGCCGTGTTCGTGGACAGCAACTGGATTCGCAATCCGAAGGCGCCGCCCACGTTCCTGCCGACGCCGCAGGAGTTCGAGGCGCTGATGTCGCGGCTGGGCATCTCGAACACCACCCGGGTGATTGCCTACGACGAGCGCGGCGGCATTTTCGCGGCGCGCCTGTGGTGGATCCTCAACTATTACGGCCACTCGAACGTGGCGCTGCTCGATGGCGGCTGGGTGAAGTGGACGGCCGAACAACGCGCCACCACCGCGGCGGTCCCGGCGCCGGCCGCCGCCACGTTCAAGGTGAAGCCCGGCACCGTGAAGGTGGCCACCGCCGACGAAGTGAAAGCGGCCATCAACCAGCCCGGTGTCAAGTTGCTCGACGCGCGCACGCAGGGCGAGATCGACGGCAAGGACCTCCGCAACATCAAGCGCGGCGGCTACATCGAGTCGTCGGTGCCGGTGTACTGGGAAGACACCCTGGACCCGGTGACCAAGGCCTTCAAGCCGGCCGCGGAGATCACGAAGCTTTACCGCGACAAAGGGGTCGTGCCATCGGACGATGTGACGGTGTATTGCCAGGTGGGCATGCGAGCGTCGCACGACATCTTCACGCTGGCGTTGATCGGCCACGACCTGACCAGGCTCCGCAACTACTACGGCGCCTGGGAGGAATGGGGCAACCGCGACGACACGCCTATCAAGACTAAGGTGCCTTAG
- the ggt gene encoding gamma-glutamyltransferase, with translation MKRRAFVVLLAALALSSLTIQAGSTPARAKLGMVITQSDIASQIGFEVIKGGGNAIDAAVATAFAMAVTHPTAGNIGGGGFIVYRPATGEPVSYDFREVGPSRSSPEMWLKDGKYDFETHHNSHLSVGVPGTVAGLHLAWKEHGSKPWKDLVAPAIKLARDGFEISHGLARSLESMIPEFKKYPASLAQFSKNGTPYQAGELLKQGDLARTLTRIADQGPAGFYEGETAALIEKEMKANGGLITAGDLKAYQAKKRGVVKGTYRGYDIIGMPPPSSGGMAIVQMLNVLEGYDLKAGGYGSAQNIHYTAEAMRRAFADRARYLADPDFEKDIPLPMLISKDYAAGLRKTIDPKKASKSATNSFTWTSESPETTHLSIVDAKRNAVAMTYTLEYGYGSRIVVPGAGFLLNNEMGDFNGAPGLTDERGLIGTNPNLARAGKRMLSSMAPTIISKDGQLFMVTGTPGGRTIINTVLTTILNVIDYGMNAQEAVDAGRMHHQWLPDRISIERFGFSADTIKMLQAMGHTVQEGGGQGAAQVIVLNQKENMLEGGVDRRPADGGAAGK, from the coding sequence ATGAAACGCCGCGCATTTGTCGTTCTGCTCGCCGCCCTCGCCCTGTCGTCCCTGACGATTCAGGCCGGTTCGACCCCCGCCCGCGCCAAGCTGGGCATGGTCATCACCCAAAGTGACATCGCATCCCAGATTGGCTTTGAGGTCATCAAGGGCGGCGGCAACGCGATCGACGCGGCTGTGGCCACCGCCTTCGCCATGGCCGTGACGCACCCCACCGCCGGCAACATCGGCGGCGGCGGCTTCATCGTCTATCGGCCGGCCACCGGCGAGCCGGTGTCGTACGACTTCCGCGAAGTCGGGCCGTCGCGCTCGTCGCCGGAGATGTGGCTGAAAGACGGCAAGTACGACTTCGAGACGCACCACAACAGCCACCTGTCGGTCGGCGTGCCCGGCACGGTCGCCGGCCTGCACCTGGCCTGGAAGGAGCACGGCTCGAAGCCCTGGAAGGACCTGGTGGCCCCGGCCATCAAGCTGGCGCGCGACGGCTTCGAGATTTCGCACGGCCTGGCGCGGTCGCTCGAGTCGATGATTCCGGAGTTCAAGAAGTACCCGGCGTCGCTGGCGCAGTTCTCCAAGAACGGCACGCCCTACCAGGCGGGCGAACTCCTGAAGCAGGGCGACCTCGCCCGCACGCTGACGCGCATTGCCGACCAGGGCCCCGCCGGGTTCTACGAAGGCGAGACGGCTGCGCTGATCGAGAAGGAAATGAAGGCCAACGGCGGCCTCATCACCGCCGGCGACCTCAAGGCCTACCAGGCCAAGAAGCGCGGCGTGGTGAAGGGCACCTACCGCGGCTACGACATCATCGGCATGCCGCCGCCGAGCTCGGGCGGCATGGCGATCGTGCAGATGTTGAACGTGCTCGAGGGCTACGACCTCAAGGCCGGCGGCTACGGCTCGGCCCAGAACATCCACTACACCGCTGAAGCGATGCGCCGCGCCTTCGCCGATCGTGCCCGCTACCTGGCCGACCCGGATTTCGAGAAGGACATCCCGCTGCCGATGTTGATCTCGAAGGATTACGCCGCCGGCCTGCGCAAGACCATCGACCCGAAGAAGGCCTCGAAGTCGGCCACCAACTCGTTCACGTGGACGAGCGAGTCGCCCGAGACGACCCACCTGTCGATCGTGGACGCCAAGCGCAACGCGGTGGCGATGACCTACACCCTCGAATACGGCTACGGCTCGCGCATCGTCGTGCCGGGCGCCGGGTTCCTGCTCAACAACGAGATGGGCGACTTCAACGGCGCGCCGGGATTGACCGACGAGCGCGGCCTGATTGGCACCAACCCGAACCTGGCTCGGGCCGGCAAGCGCATGCTCTCGAGCATGGCGCCGACGATCATCAGCAAAGACGGCCAGTTGTTCATGGTCACCGGCACGCCCGGCGGCCGCACCATCATCAACACCGTCCTGACGACGATCCTCAACGTGATTGATTACGGGATGAACGCGCAGGAAGCCGTCGATGCGGGCCGCATGCACCACCAGTGGCTGCCGGATCGCATCAGCATCGAGCGCTTCGGGTTCTCGGCCGACACCATCAAGATGCTGCAGGCCATGGGCCACACCGTGCAGGAAGGCGGCGGCCAGGGCGCGGCCCAGGTGATCGTGCTCAACCAGAAAGAGAACATGCTCGAAGGCGGGGTTGACCGGCGGCCGGCAGACGGCGGCGCCGCCGGCAAGTAG
- a CDS encoding 2Fe-2S iron-sulfur cluster-binding protein produces the protein MNADAIWFRLPPPAAVIPAPPPEPAPVMVALTIDGRSVEAPAGATLLDACKTLGIDIPTLCYLETLTPVNACRVCMVEVEGARVLAPACSRKVEAGMVVKTRSPRVDLSRKVVLELLGSSVDLSTAPGLAEMMVEYGARPERFQESLNSASSVSSVAPVSVSSVAQPVKVDNELYVRDYGKCVLCYKCVEACGTDAQNTFAIAVAGRGFAAHISTEHDVPLPDSACVYCGNCIAVCPTGALMATPEFELRQAGEWRPETQAVTDTICAYCGVGCTLTVHVQDQQIVKVTSPFDNDVTRGNLCVKGRFGFEYVNRTDQE, from the coding sequence ATGAATGCTGACGCGATCTGGTTCCGCCTGCCGCCGCCCGCGGCGGTGATTCCCGCGCCGCCACCAGAGCCGGCGCCCGTCATGGTGGCGCTGACCATCGATGGCCGCTCGGTGGAGGCGCCCGCCGGTGCGACCCTGCTCGACGCCTGCAAAACGCTGGGCATCGACATCCCGACGCTGTGCTATCTCGAAACGCTGACGCCGGTGAACGCCTGCCGCGTGTGCATGGTGGAAGTGGAAGGCGCCCGCGTGCTGGCGCCGGCGTGCTCGCGCAAGGTCGAGGCGGGCATGGTTGTGAAGACCCGTTCGCCACGGGTCGATCTGTCGAGAAAAGTTGTTCTTGAGCTCTTGGGATCGTCCGTCGACTTGAGTACGGCCCCTGGCCTGGCTGAGATGATGGTGGAGTACGGGGCTCGTCCGGAACGATTCCAGGAGTCCCTGAATTCTGCGTCATCTGTGTCATCTGTGGCCCCGGTATCTGTGTCCTCTGTGGCTCAACCGGTCAAGGTGGACAACGAGCTGTACGTTCGCGACTATGGCAAATGTGTTCTGTGTTACAAGTGCGTGGAGGCCTGCGGCACCGATGCGCAGAACACCTTTGCCATCGCCGTGGCGGGGCGGGGATTCGCGGCGCACATCTCCACCGAACACGACGTGCCACTGCCGGATTCCGCGTGCGTCTACTGCGGCAACTGCATCGCCGTGTGCCCGACCGGCGCGCTGATGGCGACGCCGGAGTTCGAGTTGCGTCAGGCAGGGGAGTGGCGGCCAGAGACCCAGGCCGTAACCGATACGATTTGTGCTTACTGTGGTGTGGGCTGCACGCTCACCGTGCACGTCCAGGATCAGCAGATCGTCAAGGTCACGTCGCCATTCGATAACGACGTCACCCGTGGCAACCTGTGCGTGAAGGGCCGGTTCGGCTTCGAATACGTGAACCGCACAGATCAGGAGTAA
- a CDS encoding molybdopterin-dependent oxidoreductase: protein MGRMTRIVHPLVRDTHGGPLRQATWDEALKRAASGLDAVRRAHGGQAFGLFSCSKSTNEMNYAAQKFARVVMGSNNLDSCNRTUHAPSVAGLAMVFGMGGSTSCYQETEETDCILLWGSNARETHPIFFHHLLTGVKRGAKLYAIDPRRTASAQWADVWAGLDVGTDIALSNTMAREIIAGGLANTEFIEHATTGFDDYRALVEPWTLERGAAETGVPAATIRQMAHAYATAPRAMICWTLGITEHHTAVHNVLALINLALLTGHVGRWGSGLNPLRGQNNVQGGGDMGALPDRLPGFQHVENDEVRARFDRHYGVAVPPKKGFHLAGMFDAMERGDLRAVYVIGENPVQSEADQHRATRLLEGLEMLVVQDIFLTETALRADVVLPAAAGAFESEGTVTNSERRVQRVRRTLNPPGEAREDLAIICDLARLLGHDWQPDAEAMWNELRALSPMHAGMSYQRLEERTGIQWPCYDDNHPGELFLHSRLWERPVRGPRAPFSLVRHELPFDQLNEEFPLRLTTGRRLAEYNTGVQTGSYASPTRRGETIDVSPEDANRLGLVEGQPVRVTSRRGAVIAPVHIDHALRPGLTFMTFHFPDDVPTNMLTNDAIDPLVGTAEFKATAIRIEQA from the coding sequence ATGGGACGGATGACGCGTATTGTCCATCCGCTCGTTCGCGACACTCACGGCGGCCCGCTTCGGCAGGCGACGTGGGACGAAGCGCTGAAGCGCGCCGCCTCGGGACTGGATGCCGTGCGCCGCGCGCATGGCGGCCAGGCCTTCGGCCTCTTCAGCTGCTCGAAAAGCACGAACGAGATGAACTACGCCGCGCAGAAGTTCGCGCGCGTGGTGATGGGCTCGAACAATCTGGACAGCTGCAACCGCACTTGACATGCCCCAAGCGTCGCCGGTCTGGCGATGGTATTCGGGATGGGAGGCAGTACCAGCTGTTATCAGGAGACTGAGGAAACGGACTGCATCCTCCTCTGGGGTTCCAACGCCAGGGAGACGCACCCGATCTTCTTTCACCACCTGCTCACGGGCGTGAAGCGCGGGGCGAAGCTCTATGCCATCGACCCGCGCCGCACCGCGTCGGCGCAGTGGGCCGACGTGTGGGCGGGCCTCGACGTCGGCACCGACATCGCGCTGTCGAACACCATGGCCCGCGAGATCATCGCCGGCGGGCTGGCCAACACCGAGTTCATCGAGCACGCCACCACCGGCTTCGACGACTACCGCGCGCTGGTCGAGCCGTGGACGCTCGAGCGCGGCGCCGCCGAAACCGGTGTCCCCGCCGCCACCATCCGGCAGATGGCGCACGCCTACGCCACCGCGCCGCGGGCGATGATCTGCTGGACCCTCGGCATCACCGAACACCACACCGCGGTGCACAACGTGCTGGCGTTGATCAACCTGGCGTTGTTGACGGGTCACGTCGGCCGCTGGGGATCGGGGCTCAATCCGCTGCGCGGCCAGAACAACGTGCAGGGCGGCGGCGACATGGGCGCGCTGCCCGATCGCCTGCCCGGCTTCCAGCACGTCGAGAACGACGAGGTCCGCGCCAGGTTCGATCGCCACTACGGTGTCGCGGTGCCGCCGAAGAAGGGCTTCCACCTGGCGGGCATGTTCGACGCGATGGAACGCGGCGACCTGCGCGCGGTCTACGTGATTGGTGAAAACCCGGTTCAGTCCGAGGCCGACCAGCATCGGGCGACGCGGCTGCTCGAGGGGCTCGAGATGCTCGTTGTGCAGGACATCTTCCTGACCGAGACGGCGCTGCGCGCCGACGTCGTGCTGCCCGCGGCCGCCGGTGCGTTCGAGTCGGAAGGCACCGTCACCAACAGCGAGCGTCGCGTCCAGCGCGTGCGGCGGACCCTGAATCCGCCCGGTGAGGCCCGCGAAGATCTGGCGATCATCTGCGACCTGGCGCGCCTGCTCGGACACGACTGGCAGCCCGACGCCGAGGCGATGTGGAACGAGCTGCGTGCGCTGTCGCCGATGCACGCCGGCATGAGCTACCAGCGCCTCGAGGAACGGACGGGCATTCAGTGGCCCTGCTACGACGACAACCACCCCGGTGAGTTGTTCCTGCACAGCCGGCTGTGGGAGCGCCCGGTGCGCGGGCCGCGGGCGCCGTTCTCGCTGGTGCGCCACGAGCTGCCGTTCGATCAACTGAACGAGGAGTTTCCGCTGCGGCTGACCACCGGCCGCCGGCTCGCGGAATACAACACCGGCGTGCAAACCGGCTCGTACGCGTCGCCGACGCGGCGGGGCGAGACCATCGATGTCTCGCCGGAGGACGCCAATCGCCTCGGGCTGGTGGAAGGCCAGCCGGTTCGCGTCACCTCGCGGCGCGGCGCGGTCATCGCGCCCGTGCACATCGACCACGCGCTGCGACCCGGCCTGACGTTCATGACGTTCCATTTTCCGGATGACGTGCCCACCAACATGCTGACCAACGACGCCATCGACCCGCTGGTGGGCACCGCGGAGTTCAAGGCCACGGCCATACGGATCGAGCAGGCCTGA